The Candidatus Binatia bacterium genome includes the window CGACCGGCGTGATCACGAAGCCCGAGCGCGTCGGGTAGTCGTCGAGCAGGCCCAGGACCTGCGACTCCGGGCACTCGAGGCCGACCTCCTCGGCGAGCTCGCGCAGCGCGGCCTCGACCGGCGTCTCGCCCTGGTCGAGCCGCCCGCCCGGTAGCGCCCACTGGCCGCCGTGGTTCGCGAGCCGCGGCGCGCGACGGGTCAGCACGAAGCAGGCGTTGCCGGCGTCGTCGTCGACCACGGTCACCGCGACCGCGGCGCGCACCAGCTCGCCGCCCGGATGCGGCACGCGCTCGAAGCCCGAGAGGTTGCGCGCGAGCCGCTCGCGCATCGCTTCGTCGAAGATCGCTCGTCCGCTGATCGCCGTGGTCGTCGTCTCTACTCTCCGCCCGTCGGCCGCTCGGTGCCGGCATCTCTGCCGTAGCACGCGGCGCTCCGCCCGCACCACGTGGTTGCAGGAGCGCGCACGCGAGGGCTAACCATGGCGGCCATGAGCCAGCTCAGCGTCGCCGACCGCCTCGAGATCCAGGAGCTCCTCTCCCGGTACTGTCACTGCATCGACCGCGGCCGCTGGGACGCGTTTCCCGACCTCTTCACCGAGGACTGCCGGCTCGATCTGAGCCAGGTGATGGGCCTCTACGAGGGACGCTCCGGCCTCCAGGCGTTCGTCGACACCATGAAGCCGCTCGGCATCTTCATGCGACACCTGGTGACCAATGTCGTCATCGACGGCGACGGCGAGCGCGCGCACGTCGAGTCCTACGTCGTCGCCGTCACCGGCTCGGAGGCGAACCCGACCCGCACGACGGGCTTCTACGACGACGAGGTCGTCAAGCAAGACGGGCGCTGGCTGCTGCACCGCCGCACGCTGACGCTCGACGTTCCGAAGGCCTGAACCATGACCGCCGCCGCCATCGTTCCCGAACAAATCCCCACCTTCGAGCTCGGCGAGCGCATGACGCGCGAGCAGATCGAGTTCCTCGACACCTACGGCTTCATCCGCTTCCGCCGCTTCGCGCCACCGAAGCTCGTGCAGGAGCTGCGCGAGGAGGTCGAGGAGATCGACCGCCGACTGATCGCCGAGGGTCGGACGCAGATCAACGGCATCCCGCTGATCATCGGCACGCGCGCCGACGGCACGCGCTACGTGCAGCGCATGGTGTTCGCATCGACCTTCGGCCCGCGCCTGCACGAGTTCCTGAAGGACCCGCGCTTCCAGGCGATCCTCGAGGTCGCGGGCGAAGGCTACC containing:
- a CDS encoding CoA pyrophosphatase translates to MRERLARNLSGFERVPHPGGELVRAAVAVTVVDDDAGNACFVLTRRAPRLANHGGQWALPGGRLDQGETPVEAALRELAEEVGLECPESQVLGLLDDYPTRSGFVITPVVVWAGAACELRPDPREVASVHRVPLAELDRPDVPRLRRIPQSDRPVISIPLIGTHIHAPTAAVVFQFREVAMHGRATRVAHFEQPVFAWR
- a CDS encoding nuclear transport factor 2 family protein, which produces MSQLSVADRLEIQELLSRYCHCIDRGRWDAFPDLFTEDCRLDLSQVMGLYEGRSGLQAFVDTMKPLGIFMRHLVTNVVIDGDGERAHVESYVVAVTGSEANPTRTTGFYDDEVVKQDGRWLLHRRTLTLDVPKA